The proteins below come from a single Bactrocera dorsalis isolate Fly_Bdor chromosome 5, ASM2337382v1, whole genome shotgun sequence genomic window:
- the LOC105224836 gene encoding uncharacterized protein LOC105224836, translating to MWHYTPAICLCAALAVMQAARAAQLPNYVPPQYYHYPTPRHPLNIPANVGQQYQFQQQYSAYAPQRYVQPQQQQQQYYQQAQPSAKVTQQFSSPALENAAFTSALTSQGYTFGGNSLAAASVSAARALPSALSLPPSIAQSLESSNDIASEGTIDSSDSSVNLKLPLPVNIAPIKVQPLPLQAGASFSELANAVTSYGTVYPQRKRR from the exons ATGTGGCACTAT ACACCCGCAATCTGCCTGTGCGCCGCGCTCGCCGTCATGCAAGCCGCCCGTGCCGCACAGCTGCCCAACTACGTGCCACCACAGTACTACCACTACCCGACGCCGCGCCATCCGCTCAACATACCCGCCAATGTGGGGCAACAATATCAATTCCAACAACAGTACTCCGCGTACGCGCCGCAACGTTATGTACAAcctcaacaacagcaacaacaatactatCAACAAGCACAACCCTCCGCCAAGGTGACACAGCAATTCTCCTCGCCTGCGCTGGAAAATGCCGCCTTCACTTCAGCCCTCACCAGCCAGGGTTACACGTTTGGCGGCAATAGCCTTGCGGCCGCATCAGTGTCAGCGGCACGCGCGCTGCCCTCAGCGCTGTCGCTGCCACCATCCATTGCGCAGTCGCTTGAGTCCAGCAATGATATTGCATCGGAAGGCACCATCGATTCCTCGGATTCCTCTGTAAATCTGAAGTTACCGCTGCCAGTGAACATAGCGCCCATCAAGGTGCAACCGCTGCCACTGCAGGCGGGCGCTTCCTTCAGCGAGCTGGCCAACGCGGTGACTTCGTACGGCACCGTTTATCCGCAGCGCAAGCGCCGCTGA